One Alosa alosa isolate M-15738 ecotype Scorff River chromosome 22, AALO_Geno_1.1, whole genome shotgun sequence DNA segment encodes these proteins:
- the rundc3ab gene encoding RUN domain-containing protein 3A isoform X2 — MEHILSHRFKGSGSWFDGQRSFWDFIRLACGKVPNSCISSIENMENISSSLAKGRAWLRVALMEKRLSEYIATALRDSRTTRRFYDDGAIMLREEASVLTGMLIGLGAIDFSFCLKGEALDGKSEAVIDYTPYLKFTQSYDYLSDEEDRRSVDSSSSEESAPEHPYVPLITEEESWSAKCRKMEQRYKIVYAQKGYLEELVRLRDSQLKNLEMENKRLSSQLEEVQNQSEQEKRELEGIVLELQEQLTGLIPCDPRQLSKDLPVPLVNEWTSLSPFNNATGDKLFRSRGSFPSPEPLSATLSLDSEPLRAEVKPNGQAWCTRAEKNYTTSMLGLCGSMGSLPSCKSLPSLRSTECLVNISADPSPALTPS, encoded by the exons ATGGAGCACATTCTTAGCCATCGCTTCAAAG GCTCTGGCAGCTGGTTCGATGGTCAGAGGAGCTTCTGGGACTTCATCCGACTGGCGTGCGGTAAAGTCCCCAACAGCTGCATCAGCAGCATCGAGAACATGGAGAACATCAGCTCCTCCCTGGCCAAG GGTAGAGCATGGTTACGGGTGGCTCTGATGGAGAAGCGTCTGTCGGAGTACATTGCCACAGCTCTTAGGGACAGCCGCACCACCAG gagGTTTTATGACGACGGCGCCATCATGCTGAGGGAGGAAGCCTCTGTGTTGACTGGTATGCTCATTGGACTCGGAGCCATCGACTTCAG TTTCTGTCTGAAGGGAGAGGCACTGGATGGGAAATCTGAAGCGGTCATTGACTACACCCCCTACCTGAAGTTCACACAGAG CTATGACTACCTTAGCGATGAGGAGGACCGGCGCAGTGTGGACAGCAGTAGCAGTGAGGAAAGTGCGCCGGAGCATCCTTACGTTCCCTTGATAACCGAGGAGGAGAGCTGGAGTGCCAAGTGCAGGAAGATGGAGCAACGCTACAAGATTGTCTACGCACAGAAG GGATACCTTGAGGAACTGGTTCGTCTGCGCGACTCCCAGCTGAAGAACCTGGAGATGGAGAACAAACGCTTGAGCTCACAGCTGGAGGAGGTGCAGAACCAGAGTGAACAAGAGAAGAGGGAACTGGAGGGAATAGTTCTGGAACTCCAAGAACAGCT gaCTGGCCTTATACCCTGTGACCCCCGTCAGTTGTCTAAAGATCTGCCCGTCCCCCTGGTCAATGAGTGGACCTCGCTAAGCCCCTTCAACAATGCGACTGGCGACAAACTCTTCCGCAGCAG GGGAAGCTTCCCCAGTCCAGAGCCCCTCTCAGCAACACTCAGTCTGGACTCAGAGCCTCTGAGAGCCGAGGTCAAGCCCAACGGACAAGCCTGGTGCACCAGAGCAG AGAAGAACTACACTACGTCCATGTTGGGTCTGTGCGGCTCCATGGGCTCCCTGCCCAGCTGTAAGTCTCTGCCCAGCCTCAGGTCGACAGAGTGCCTGGTGAATATCAGTGCTGACCCCAGCCCTGCCCTCACCCCCAGCTAG
- the rundc3ab gene encoding RUN domain-containing protein 3A isoform X1: protein MEQSVQSAMAMGLSSKKGCSRSVAVERKNLITVCRFSVKTLLEKYTAEPIDDSSEEFINFAAIMEHILSHRFKGSGSWFDGQRSFWDFIRLACGKVPNSCISSIENMENISSSLAKGRAWLRVALMEKRLSEYIATALRDSRTTRRFYDDGAIMLREEASVLTGMLIGLGAIDFSFCLKGEALDGKSEAVIDYTPYLKFTQSYDYLSDEEDRRSVDSSSSEESAPEHPYVPLITEEESWSAKCRKMEQRYKIVYAQKGYLEELVRLRDSQLKNLEMENKRLSSQLEEVQNQSEQEKRELEGIVLELQEQLTGLIPCDPRQLSKDLPVPLVNEWTSLSPFNNATGDKLFRSRGSFPSPEPLSATLSLDSEPLRAEVKPNGQAWCTRAEKNYTTSMLGLCGSMGSLPSCKSLPSLRSTECLVNISADPSPALTPS, encoded by the exons ATGGAACAGAGTGTGCAGTCCGCGATGGCGATGGGCTTGTCGTCCAAGAAAGGCTGCTCACGGAGCGTGGCGGTGGAGCGCAAAAATCTCATCACCGTTTGCAG GTTTTCTGTGAAGACGCTACTGGAGAAATATACAGCGGAACCCATTGATGACTCATCTGAGGAGTTCATCAACTTTGCTGCCATTATGGAGCACATTCTTAGCCATCGCTTCAAAG GCTCTGGCAGCTGGTTCGATGGTCAGAGGAGCTTCTGGGACTTCATCCGACTGGCGTGCGGTAAAGTCCCCAACAGCTGCATCAGCAGCATCGAGAACATGGAGAACATCAGCTCCTCCCTGGCCAAG GGTAGAGCATGGTTACGGGTGGCTCTGATGGAGAAGCGTCTGTCGGAGTACATTGCCACAGCTCTTAGGGACAGCCGCACCACCAG gagGTTTTATGACGACGGCGCCATCATGCTGAGGGAGGAAGCCTCTGTGTTGACTGGTATGCTCATTGGACTCGGAGCCATCGACTTCAG TTTCTGTCTGAAGGGAGAGGCACTGGATGGGAAATCTGAAGCGGTCATTGACTACACCCCCTACCTGAAGTTCACACAGAG CTATGACTACCTTAGCGATGAGGAGGACCGGCGCAGTGTGGACAGCAGTAGCAGTGAGGAAAGTGCGCCGGAGCATCCTTACGTTCCCTTGATAACCGAGGAGGAGAGCTGGAGTGCCAAGTGCAGGAAGATGGAGCAACGCTACAAGATTGTCTACGCACAGAAG GGATACCTTGAGGAACTGGTTCGTCTGCGCGACTCCCAGCTGAAGAACCTGGAGATGGAGAACAAACGCTTGAGCTCACAGCTGGAGGAGGTGCAGAACCAGAGTGAACAAGAGAAGAGGGAACTGGAGGGAATAGTTCTGGAACTCCAAGAACAGCT gaCTGGCCTTATACCCTGTGACCCCCGTCAGTTGTCTAAAGATCTGCCCGTCCCCCTGGTCAATGAGTGGACCTCGCTAAGCCCCTTCAACAATGCGACTGGCGACAAACTCTTCCGCAGCAG GGGAAGCTTCCCCAGTCCAGAGCCCCTCTCAGCAACACTCAGTCTGGACTCAGAGCCTCTGAGAGCCGAGGTCAAGCCCAACGGACAAGCCTGGTGCACCAGAGCAG AGAAGAACTACACTACGTCCATGTTGGGTCTGTGCGGCTCCATGGGCTCCCTGCCCAGCTGTAAGTCTCTGCCCAGCCTCAGGTCGACAGAGTGCCTGGTGAATATCAGTGCTGACCCCAGCCCTGCCCTCACCCCCAGCTAG
- the LOC125287376 gene encoding protein FAM117A-like has translation MCSRGGVGVARGSSGMQPMKATVPFQLNNNSISKPQSALRDAKPVSEKPLWCSLTGQNPHSHSLDAIVGPYLHGHWPREGSHYKKDKSTQTPASWADNQQSSPGGGSHKRSASWGSAAHKEGFRQRQQQQCAVVLGGSLDRRRIHAVTQAGSGSPPWITQSQPLPIPLNGVHTRLRHSEEKLDQELETIFKQHSLLQDFLVPNGRRGPVPPYCNCCGEHQTCLSSSPSPSPSSSPATSILSSSSSSSSSSPDLSLPSSPVTCTLDPVREVCGEDGLSALPLLGSLSLDDRDTSAPPGIPLSGNDQDDSAPSLGLVVGVDGDSSAPCLGPVCAEDGPVAIFSSSPRPNKSVCFQREPPEGCEKVPVCEEVMFSVKSQSRALPCCPDPDKVNFTPRRGSTFCPVSLHKPLPSSMDFLFHSLSVSPISERAGRTGTGRPTPDSAATTKRERCQEQDCDG, from the exons atgtgTAGCCGCGGCGGAGTTGGGGTCGCCCGTGGCAGCTCTGGTATGCAGCCGATGAAGGCGACTGTCCCTTTCCAGCTTAACAACAACAGTATTAGCAAACCCCAGTCGGCTCTGAGAGATGCCAAACCAG TGTCTGAGAAACCGTTGTGGTGCTCACTAACTGGACAGAATCCACACAGCCATTCACTGGACGCCATTGTGGGCCCATATCTACATGGACACTGGCCCAGGGAAGGATCACACTACAAGAAGGACAAGTCCACTCAG ACTCCAGCCTCGTGGGCGGACAACCAGCAGAGCAGTCCAGGGGGAGGCAGCCACAAGCGCTCGGCATCATGGGGCAGTGCAGCACACAAAGAG GGGTTCAGGcagcgccagcagcagcagtgtgctGTGGTCCTGGGGGGAAGTCTGGACAGGAGAAGGATCCACGCGGTCACTCAGGCTGGCTCCGGTTCCCCACCCTGGATCACCCAG agccAGCCTCTTCCCATCCCTCTGAATGGAGTCCACACTCGTCTCCGACACAGTGAGGAGAAGCTGGACCAGGAGCTGGAGACCATCTTTAAACAGCACTCACTATTACAAGat ttcCTGGTCCCTAATGGACGCAGAGGTCCAGTACCCCCATACTGCAACTGCTGCGGCGAGCATCAGActtgcctctcctcctccccctccccctctccttcctcttctcccgCCACGTCcatactctcctcctcctcctcctcctcctcctcctctcctgatcTGTCTTTGCCCTCATCTCCTGTGACCTGCACCCTTGATCCTGTCAGAG AGGTGTGTGGGGAGGATGGGCTCTCTGCTCTCCCCCTGTTGGGCTCTCTGAGTCTGGACGACAGGGACACCTCTGCCCCCCCTGGGATCCCTCTATCTGGGAACGACCAGGATGACTCTGCCCCCTCTTTAGGCCTGGTGGTTGGGGTAGACGGGGACTCCTCTGCCCCCTGTCTTGGTCCTGTGTGTGCGGAGGATGGGCCCGTGGCCatattctcctcctccccccgtcccaacaagagtgtgtgtttccagaGGGAGCCACCCGAGGGTTGTGAGAAGGTCCCGGTGTGTGAGGAAgtcat GTTCTCAGTCAAGTCCCAATCCCGTGCACTTCCCTGTTGCCCTGACCCAGATAAGGTCAACTTCACACCACGGAGAGGCTCCACTTTTTGCCCAGTCAGTTTGCACAAGCCCCTCCCATCCTCCATGGACTTCCTGTTTCACAGCCTATCAGTGTCGCCTATATCTGAGCGGGCGGGACGCACAGGGACAGGAAGGCCCACTCCTGACTCTGCTGCCActaccaagagagagagatgccaggAGCAAGACTGTGATGGGTAG